Proteins from a single region of Undibacterium sp. KW1:
- a CDS encoding DUF1801 domain-containing protein, with translation MGKIKNPQVAKVFNNYPSHLRQKLMLLRQLVLDVASEHKISDTLEETLKWGEPSYLTKTGSTVRIDWKSSAPEQYAMYFHCQTRLLDTFKELYSDKLKFEGNRAIIFHQDDEIPIDEVKHCILLSLTYHDRKHLTMLGI, from the coding sequence ATGGGTAAAATAAAAAATCCCCAGGTCGCAAAAGTATTCAACAACTATCCGTCGCACCTACGGCAAAAGCTGATGCTCCTGCGGCAGTTGGTATTGGATGTCGCATCGGAACATAAAATTTCTGACACGCTGGAAGAAACCCTGAAGTGGGGTGAACCGAGTTATCTAACGAAGACTGGCAGCACCGTCAGAATAGATTGGAAGAGTTCGGCGCCAGAACAATACGCCATGTATTTTCATTGTCAGACCAGGCTGCTTGATACATTCAAAGAGCTTTACAGCGATAAGCTAAAGTTTGAAGGTAATCGTGCCATTATTTTTCATCAGGATGATGAAATCCCAATTGATGAAGTGAAGCACTGTATTCTATTGTCTCTGACTTATCACGACAGAAAACATCTCACCATGCTGGGTATATGA
- a CDS encoding sulfate ABC transporter substrate-binding protein gives MSKIAHIKQLIKTRQRQRRTSFAAALLIASVSLLAFYSTAQAATGILNASYDVTRELFKDINPAFVADWKKKTGESISVNQSHGGSSKQARSVIDGLEASVVTMNQANDIDILADKGLLPQDWAKQFPNNAAPFYSTMVFLTRKGNPKHIASWEDLGKPGLKVIIPNPKTSGNGRYSYLAAWGSIIKAGGTEAQARQLVENLFKNVPVLDGGGRGATTTFTQREIGDVLVTFENEVQLVRQEFGDNFEVVYPKISILAESPVAVVDKVVDKLGTRKIATAYLQFLYTEAGQDLIAKHYLRPRSEIAAKKYAASFKPVNLFTVDDVFGGWKQAQKKHFDDGGEFDRIYVKK, from the coding sequence ATGAGCAAAATCGCACATATAAAACAATTAATCAAAACCCGCCAACGTCAGCGCCGCACGTCTTTCGCCGCCGCATTGCTGATTGCCAGTGTCAGCCTGCTTGCTTTTTACAGCACGGCACAAGCTGCCACCGGCATACTGAATGCATCCTATGACGTGACCAGGGAGTTATTCAAGGACATCAATCCCGCCTTTGTCGCAGACTGGAAAAAGAAAACCGGCGAAAGCATCAGTGTTAACCAATCCCACGGTGGTTCCAGCAAACAGGCGCGCTCGGTGATTGATGGGCTGGAAGCCTCGGTCGTGACCATGAACCAGGCCAATGATATCGACATCCTCGCAGACAAGGGCCTGCTGCCACAAGACTGGGCCAAACAATTCCCAAATAATGCAGCACCGTTTTATTCAACCATGGTGTTCCTGACGCGCAAGGGCAATCCCAAGCACATCGCCAGTTGGGAAGACCTTGGCAAACCCGGCTTGAAAGTCATTATCCCCAATCCAAAAACCTCAGGTAATGGCCGTTACAGCTACCTGGCAGCCTGGGGCTCAATCATCAAGGCTGGTGGTACTGAAGCTCAGGCACGCCAACTGGTAGAAAACCTGTTCAAGAATGTACCGGTACTTGATGGCGGTGGACGCGGTGCCACCACCACCTTCACCCAGCGTGAAATTGGTGATGTACTGGTAACCTTTGAGAATGAAGTGCAACTCGTACGTCAGGAATTTGGTGACAACTTTGAAGTCGTCTATCCAAAAATCTCTATCCTGGCAGAGTCTCCAGTTGCGGTGGTAGATAAGGTAGTCGACAAACTGGGTACCCGCAAAATCGCCACAGCCTATTTGCAGTTCCTCTATACCGAAGCTGGCCAGGATCTGATCGCCAAACACTACCTGCGCCCACGCTCAGAAATCGCAGCAAAAAAATATGCAGCCTCTTTCAAACCCGTGAATTTGTTTACTGTCGATGATGTTTTCGGCGGCTGGAAGCAGGCGCAAAAAAAACACTTTGATGATGGCGGGGAGTTTGACCGCATCTATGTAAAAAAATAG
- a CDS encoding thioredoxin family protein, whose protein sequence is MKMTTPLMAALLAASTSISLTVMTALPAQAADSKAASASAHAANAAQGGIDWRKDNNVDAAFAQAKTSNKPLFLYWGAIWCPPCNQVKATIFNRQEFIDKSRHFIPVYLDGDTPGAQKFASQFKVRGYPTMILFKPDGTEITRLPGEVDSERYLQVLTQALNTTLSVQDTMKLALAGNKNLKDEDWSLLADYSWDDPEQKLVPGKELVATLLKLSELSPAGLHATRLYLRGIYAAATAKPGQTLPNIDKAQATDKVLKAINDPKTARDNMDLLSNAAGEITEFLTVAKSEPRNKLVRAWNAAVVKLADDATISKTDRLGAVGAQVALASLDNAKPEAALQKDVQKRVAAIEQATTDAYERQSVVNAAAHALGDAGLLDDSDSLLKAELKRSHSPYYFMSTLGSNAKKRGDKVAAANWYEQAYNAAKGPATRLQWGSNYVSSLVELAPNDDARIEKAVQSVFGEAAKVDNAFYERNRAYLEKMGKKLIDWNKEGKHQVAYQKARSQLDGICGKLPANDPQKAVCQGVLNKS, encoded by the coding sequence ATGAAAATGACTACTCCCCTGATGGCAGCCCTGTTGGCTGCAAGCACCTCAATTTCACTGACTGTCATGACTGCATTGCCCGCACAGGCGGCGGATAGCAAGGCGGCCAGCGCCTCTGCACATGCAGCCAATGCCGCGCAGGGTGGTATAGACTGGCGCAAGGACAATAATGTGGATGCGGCTTTTGCCCAGGCCAAGACCAGCAACAAACCCCTGTTTTTATATTGGGGTGCAATCTGGTGCCCGCCTTGTAACCAGGTAAAGGCGACAATTTTCAATCGCCAGGAATTCATCGATAAATCACGTCATTTCATTCCGGTATATCTGGATGGCGATACCCCGGGTGCACAAAAATTTGCATCGCAATTCAAGGTGCGTGGTTATCCGACCATGATCTTGTTTAAACCTGACGGCACAGAGATCACCCGTTTGCCCGGTGAAGTTGATTCTGAACGTTATCTGCAAGTGCTGACCCAGGCTTTGAATACCACGCTGTCTGTGCAAGACACCATGAAGCTGGCACTGGCGGGTAATAAGAATCTCAAGGATGAGGATTGGAGCCTGCTGGCCGATTATTCATGGGACGATCCTGAGCAAAAACTGGTGCCCGGCAAAGAGCTGGTGGCGACTTTGCTCAAGCTGTCTGAACTGAGCCCGGCTGGTTTGCATGCCACACGTTTGTACCTACGTGGTATTTACGCAGCAGCGACAGCCAAGCCAGGCCAGACATTGCCAAACATAGACAAGGCCCAGGCAACAGATAAAGTCTTGAAAGCCATCAATGACCCCAAAACAGCACGCGACAATATGGATTTGCTGAGCAATGCCGCCGGCGAAATCACCGAGTTTCTGACTGTCGCCAAATCTGAACCACGCAACAAGCTGGTACGTGCCTGGAATGCGGCCGTAGTCAAGCTGGCTGATGATGCCACGATTTCCAAGACCGACAGGTTGGGTGCAGTTGGTGCCCAGGTTGCTCTGGCCAGTCTGGATAATGCCAAGCCAGAAGCGGCTTTGCAAAAGGATGTGCAAAAGCGTGTAGCTGCGATAGAGCAGGCTACTACCGATGCCTATGAGCGGCAGTCTGTCGTCAATGCTGCCGCCCATGCTCTGGGTGATGCTGGTTTGCTTGATGATTCTGACAGCTTGCTAAAGGCTGAACTCAAGCGTTCACATTCACCTTACTATTTCATGTCCACCCTGGGTTCCAATGCCAAGAAGCGTGGTGACAAAGTGGCGGCAGCCAACTGGTATGAGCAAGCCTATAACGCCGCTAAGGGCCCGGCCACCCGTTTGCAATGGGGTTCCAACTATGTCAGCAGCCTGGTAGAACTGGCACCAAATGATGATGCGCGTATAGAAAAAGCCGTGCAAAGTGTCTTTGGTGAAGCTGCAAAAGTAGATAATGCCTTCTATGAGCGCAACCGCGCGTATCTGGAAAAAATGGGTAAAAAACTCATAGACTGGAATAAGGAAGGCAAGCACCAGGTCGCTTACCAGAAAGCCCGTAGTCAGCTTGATGGCATCTGCGGCAAGCTGCCCGCGAATGACCCGCAAAAAGCAGTTTGCCAGGGTGTGCTTAATAAATCCTGA
- the gltX gene encoding glutamate--tRNA ligase: MTVRTRFAPSPTGYLHVGGARTALFSWAFARHFGGTFVLRIEDTDLERSTPEAVQAILDGMNWLGLHHDEGPYYQMKRMERYSEVLADMLAKGTAYYCYSSQEEVEAMRERQRAAGEKPRYDGTWRPEAGKTLPAIPADRKPVIRFKNPLDGEVSWLDVVKGQITIANRELDDLVIARPDGTPTYNFCVAVDDWDMQITHVIRGDDHVNNTPRQINILNALGATLPHYGHLPMILGPDGQKLSKRHGAVSVMEYPKQGYLPEAMLNYLARLGWSHGDDEIFSMEQMCSWFDLSHLSGSAAQFNPEKLAWINNHYIKAADNVRLAGLIKQQMLDDGAQFDNAPALEAVIALLKERTNTTVELGQAAMLFYRQPAADPALLTQHVTEAILPALRQYAELCKTVEWNKAALSAAMKQTLADFSLKMPQLAMPLRLLLTGQLQTPSIDAVIELFGREVVTQRLSVIAG, from the coding sequence ATGACTGTACGTACCCGTTTCGCCCCCAGCCCTACCGGCTATCTCCACGTTGGCGGTGCCCGCACTGCTTTGTTCAGCTGGGCATTTGCCCGTCATTTTGGTGGCACTTTCGTGCTGCGCATAGAAGATACCGATCTTGAACGCTCGACGCCAGAAGCTGTGCAAGCCATTCTTGATGGCATGAACTGGCTGGGCTTGCATCATGACGAGGGCCCTTACTATCAAATGAAGCGCATGGAGCGCTACAGCGAAGTGCTGGCCGACATGCTGGCAAAAGGTACTGCCTATTACTGCTACTCCTCGCAGGAAGAAGTTGAAGCCATGCGTGAACGTCAGCGTGCAGCAGGTGAAAAACCGCGTTACGACGGCACCTGGCGTCCCGAAGCTGGCAAGACTTTGCCTGCGATTCCGGCGGACCGCAAACCGGTAATACGTTTCAAAAACCCGCTGGATGGCGAAGTCAGTTGGCTGGATGTCGTCAAGGGGCAAATCACCATAGCCAACCGTGAGCTCGATGACCTGGTCATCGCCCGCCCCGATGGCACACCTACCTATAACTTCTGCGTGGCAGTCGATGACTGGGACATGCAAATCACCCACGTTATCCGTGGTGATGATCATGTCAATAACACACCGCGCCAGATCAATATCCTGAACGCACTTGGCGCGACTCTGCCGCATTATGGTCATTTGCCTATGATCTTGGGCCCTGATGGCCAAAAACTGTCCAAGCGTCATGGCGCTGTCAGTGTGATGGAATATCCCAAGCAAGGTTATCTGCCTGAAGCCATGCTGAATTATTTGGCGCGCCTGGGCTGGAGCCATGGTGATGATGAGATATTCTCCATGGAGCAAATGTGCAGCTGGTTTGATTTAAGCCATTTATCTGGTTCTGCTGCCCAGTTCAATCCTGAAAAACTGGCCTGGATCAATAACCACTACATCAAGGCCGCTGACAATGTGCGCCTGGCAGGTTTGATCAAACAGCAAATGCTGGATGACGGTGCACAGTTTGATAATGCACCCGCACTGGAAGCCGTAATCGCGCTGTTGAAAGAACGCACAAATACCACAGTAGAGCTGGGACAGGCTGCCATGCTGTTCTATCGTCAGCCAGCAGCAGATCCGGCATTGTTGACCCAGCATGTGACTGAGGCAATCTTGCCAGCCCTGCGCCAATACGCCGAGCTTTGCAAAACCGTGGAATGGAACAAGGCAGCCCTGTCTGCCGCCATGAAACAAACCTTGGCCGACTTCTCACTGAAGATGCCGCAACTGGCCATGCCTTTACGCCTGCTGCTGACAGGTCAATTGCAAACGCCATCTATCGATGCCGTCATCGAGTTGTTCGGCCGTGAAGTCGTTACGCAGCGCCTAAGTGTAATTGCAGGCTAG